The Thermococcus thermotolerans genome contains a region encoding:
- a CDS encoding P-loop NTPase family protein: MGAYIFTPEDLIRYGSATEEQFEVLKNAVLSRKDILVVGSSRSGKTKLVEALMHFIPDDWKVAVITAYGEFKPFKPNIVVIDTQFDRQSLEGRTSDVISKIKALNPDYVVIDTIHTVDVSRIFRELIDDYAFIVTSLALTNDIKDEVKHWLRISGETFDKFDIVVELRRDWRTGMKKINRIYEVKDGELRAVI; encoded by the coding sequence ATGGGAGCGTACATATTCACGCCTGAGGACCTTATACGATACGGCTCGGCAACCGAGGAGCAGTTCGAGGTCTTGAAAAATGCGGTTCTCTCCAGGAAGGACATACTCGTGGTCGGATCGAGCCGCTCCGGAAAGACCAAGCTGGTGGAGGCTCTGATGCACTTCATACCCGATGACTGGAAGGTGGCGGTCATTACCGCCTACGGCGAGTTTAAGCCCTTCAAACCGAACATCGTTGTTATAGACACTCAGTTTGACAGACAGTCCCTTGAGGGACGCACGTCGGATGTTATATCGAAAATAAAAGCGCTGAACCCTGACTACGTCGTTATCGACACCATCCACACGGTTGATGTTTCAAGGATCTTCCGTGAGCTCATAGACGACTACGCGTTCATAGTGACCTCCCTGGCTTTGACCAACGACATAAAGGATGAAGTAAAGCACTGGCTCAGGATAAGCGGTGAAACCTTCGACAAGTTTGACATCGTCGTGGAGCTCAGGAGGGACTGGAGGACGGGAATGAAGAAGATAAACCGCATTTATGAGGTAAAGGATGGAGAACTGAGGGCCGTCATTTAG
- a CDS encoding asparagine synthetase A, which yields MNALQIVTRKIEPVMEVQTRVIDYMTRYMVGKGFKWMLPVMLSSITDPLWPDPAAEEALKPPEVEVYGSRLRLTHSMILHKQMAVAMGIDRLFILSPNIRLEGRSADDGRHAYEFTQLDFEIAHASMDDVMGLIEGLISGLFKEARGWELDREVPKVKPPFKRFTLEEIKAEFGSEDEASKVMDEPFWVTDIEREFYDREDPERPGHFRNYDLYLPEGYGEVSSGGEREWEYEVIVRKMKRAGISLDAFRPYLEVAKAGLLRPSAGAGIGVERLVRYMVGAKHIAEVQPFPRIPGVPAVI from the coding sequence ATGAACGCTCTCCAAATTGTGACCAGAAAAATTGAACCAGTTATGGAAGTGCAGACGAGAGTCATTGACTATATGACAAGATACATGGTGGGGAAGGGCTTCAAGTGGATGCTACCGGTCATGCTCAGCTCCATCACAGATCCGCTCTGGCCGGATCCAGCGGCGGAAGAAGCCCTAAAGCCCCCGGAGGTCGAGGTCTACGGCTCAAGGCTGAGGCTGACCCACAGCATGATACTCCACAAGCAGATGGCGGTGGCAATGGGAATAGACAGACTGTTCATCCTCTCGCCGAACATAAGGCTCGAAGGACGCTCGGCCGACGACGGAAGGCACGCCTATGAATTTACGCAGCTCGACTTCGAGATAGCCCACGCGAGCATGGACGACGTGATGGGCCTCATCGAGGGGCTCATCAGCGGTCTCTTCAAGGAGGCGAGGGGCTGGGAGCTTGATAGGGAGGTGCCCAAGGTCAAGCCGCCCTTCAAGCGCTTCACGCTGGAGGAGATCAAGGCGGAGTTCGGAAGCGAGGACGAGGCCAGCAAAGTCATGGACGAGCCCTTCTGGGTGACGGACATCGAGAGGGAGTTCTACGACAGGGAAGACCCTGAGAGGCCAGGTCACTTCAGAAACTACGACCTGTATCTTCCAGAGGGCTATGGAGAGGTTTCCAGCGGCGGCGAGAGGGAGTGGGAGTACGAGGTCATAGTGAGGAAGATGAAGAGGGCAGGGATAAGCCTTGACGCGTTCAGGCCCTATCTGGAGGTGGCCAAGGCCGGCCTCCTGAGGCCAAGCGCAGGAGCAGGAATCGGCGTGGAAAGGCTTGTCCGCTACATGGTGGGGGCGAAGCACATCGCTGAGGTCCAGCCGTTCCCGAGGATTCCGGGCGTTCCGGCGGTTATATGA
- a CDS encoding NAD(P)-binding protein, whose translation MVKIIVNGKEIDAPEGKPLIDFLREITHIPGFCYTNELDPYGSCRLCLVSTKRGATTSCTLKPMEGLELETLSDEVISMRKTALELILSDHYGDCIGPCQEGCPAHSDVQGYLALIAMGKYHEAVKLMKEKYILPAVLGRVCPAFCEDACRRNLVEEPLAIRQLKRYAADYDLEHGPWMPEIPPSTGKRIAVVGGGPAGLACAYYLRTMGHEVTIIEAMPELGGMMRYGIPPYRLPRDVLDKDIATVINTGIEVKTNTALGRDVTLDELREKYDAVFLGVGAWRSRKMGIPGEELEGVMHGIEFLRKVNTGEKVELGERVIVVGGGNTAMDVARTALRLGAKVTVVYRRSRAEMPANEREVEEAIEEGVEFLFLTNPVKILGDGKVEEVELIKMRLGEPDASGRRRPIPIEGSEFRVKADNVILAIGQYCDEEFLKSIGIEAKRGKALVDEVTLQTSVPGVFAGGDLVLGPSTVIESIATGRRAAIMIDLYLKGKLEKAKAVLTEPEKHIEEVLSDDDLYRVLFDLRPYNHWKRVTEKDYEHIERKPRAKVKLLDPEKRKKTFEEVEPALTEEQVLEEAKRCMSCGCMEVFRCKLREYATLYGAEQYAFEGEQNRFEIDESHTFVTLDNNKCVLCGQCVNFTHEVAGEGVLDYLFRGFKTRISPPLGESLGDVESRFIGEMVDLCPVGAITEKLPFVKPGPWKTKPVKTVCNGCSFACEMNVEVYDGMLVRASRVENSWNGHLCDVCRFNRPWAEDLAQPLLNGEPVSWEEAKRFMAERDYALILTPELTNEEIVSLKEFAEKRGIPIGSTVSGGISTATLEEVRNARKVLLRADPEKFPLLKILLKGKELVEEGYDVAVLEGLAEPLDVPTLILHEGVNSAGLLKAEIAGIPESEAYVVVGRPTKELPGDVLVIPAGIWAEKSGTVTNAFGMELKMERARKGYSPVELFS comes from the coding sequence ATGGTCAAAATCATAGTCAACGGAAAGGAAATCGATGCCCCGGAGGGGAAGCCGCTCATAGACTTCCTCCGTGAAATAACCCATATCCCCGGCTTCTGCTACACGAACGAGCTCGACCCCTACGGCTCGTGCCGCTTGTGTCTCGTCTCCACCAAGAGGGGAGCCACCACCTCATGCACCCTCAAGCCGATGGAGGGGCTTGAGTTAGAGACCCTCAGCGACGAAGTCATCTCAATGAGAAAGACGGCACTTGAACTAATCCTTTCAGACCACTACGGCGACTGTATCGGCCCCTGTCAGGAGGGCTGTCCGGCCCACAGCGATGTTCAGGGCTATTTAGCGCTCATAGCGATGGGCAAGTACCACGAAGCGGTTAAGCTGATGAAGGAGAAGTACATCCTGCCGGCTGTCCTTGGAAGGGTCTGTCCGGCCTTCTGTGAGGATGCCTGCCGGAGGAACCTCGTGGAGGAGCCCCTTGCGATAAGGCAGCTGAAGAGATACGCGGCAGATTACGACCTTGAGCACGGCCCGTGGATGCCCGAGATTCCGCCCTCAACCGGAAAAAGGATAGCCGTCGTCGGAGGCGGGCCCGCTGGATTAGCGTGCGCCTACTACCTCAGGACGATGGGTCACGAGGTCACGATAATCGAGGCGATGCCGGAACTCGGCGGAATGATGCGCTACGGAATCCCGCCTTACAGGCTGCCGAGGGATGTTCTTGACAAGGACATAGCGACGGTCATAAACACGGGGATAGAAGTGAAGACCAACACCGCCCTTGGAAGGGATGTAACTCTCGACGAGCTCCGCGAGAAGTACGATGCCGTCTTCCTCGGCGTCGGCGCCTGGAGAAGCAGGAAAATGGGGATTCCTGGCGAGGAGCTTGAGGGAGTCATGCACGGCATAGAGTTCCTCAGGAAGGTCAACACCGGCGAAAAAGTCGAACTCGGGGAGCGCGTTATAGTCGTCGGCGGTGGAAACACTGCCATGGACGTTGCAAGAACTGCTTTAAGGCTCGGTGCAAAGGTTACCGTCGTCTACAGGCGCTCCAGGGCTGAAATGCCGGCCAACGAGCGCGAAGTTGAAGAGGCGATCGAAGAGGGCGTTGAGTTCCTCTTCCTGACGAACCCGGTGAAAATCCTCGGCGACGGAAAGGTCGAGGAGGTAGAGCTCATCAAGATGCGCCTCGGCGAGCCAGACGCCAGCGGCAGGCGGAGGCCGATACCGATTGAGGGTTCGGAGTTCCGCGTCAAGGCCGACAACGTTATCCTCGCCATAGGCCAGTACTGCGACGAGGAGTTCCTGAAGAGCATTGGCATCGAGGCGAAGCGCGGAAAGGCCCTCGTTGATGAGGTGACGCTCCAGACGAGCGTTCCCGGTGTCTTCGCCGGCGGTGACCTCGTTCTCGGGCCTTCAACGGTCATCGAGAGCATAGCCACCGGGAGAAGGGCCGCGATAATGATAGACTTGTATCTTAAAGGCAAGCTGGAGAAGGCCAAAGCCGTGCTCACCGAGCCCGAGAAGCACATCGAGGAAGTCTTAAGCGACGACGACTTATATAGAGTCCTCTTCGACCTCAGGCCCTATAACCACTGGAAGAGGGTCACCGAGAAGGACTATGAGCACATAGAGAGAAAGCCGAGGGCGAAGGTGAAGCTCCTCGATCCGGAAAAGAGGAAGAAGACCTTTGAGGAGGTCGAGCCGGCCCTAACAGAGGAGCAGGTTCTTGAGGAAGCGAAGCGCTGTATGAGCTGCGGCTGTATGGAGGTCTTCCGCTGCAAGCTTAGGGAATATGCGACGCTCTACGGTGCCGAGCAGTACGCCTTCGAGGGTGAGCAGAACAGGTTTGAGATAGACGAGAGCCACACGTTCGTTACCCTCGACAACAACAAGTGCGTCCTCTGCGGCCAGTGCGTCAATTTCACCCACGAGGTTGCTGGGGAGGGAGTGCTAGACTATCTCTTCCGCGGATTCAAGACGAGGATCTCGCCGCCGCTCGGGGAGAGCCTCGGCGATGTGGAGAGCAGGTTCATCGGGGAGATGGTAGACCTCTGTCCGGTTGGGGCAATAACCGAGAAGCTTCCCTTCGTCAAGCCCGGGCCCTGGAAGACAAAGCCCGTCAAAACCGTTTGCAACGGCTGCTCCTTCGCATGTGAGATGAACGTGGAGGTCTACGACGGCATGCTCGTGAGGGCATCGAGGGTAGAAAACTCTTGGAACGGCCACCTCTGCGACGTCTGTCGCTTTAACAGGCCCTGGGCAGAAGACTTGGCCCAGCCGCTCCTCAACGGCGAGCCCGTGAGCTGGGAGGAGGCGAAGCGCTTCATGGCCGAGAGGGACTACGCCCTGATTTTAACTCCGGAGCTGACGAACGAGGAAATTGTCTCGCTGAAGGAGTTTGCGGAGAAGAGGGGGATTCCAATAGGCTCGACCGTGAGTGGAGGGATTTCAACGGCCACGCTGGAGGAGGTCAGAAACGCCAGGAAGGTTCTCCTAAGGGCTGATCCAGAAAAGTTCCCGCTCCTTAAGATACTCCTGAAGGGCAAGGAGCTCGTCGAGGAGGGCTACGACGTTGCCGTTCTGGAGGGCCTGGCTGAGCCGCTCGACGTTCCAACCCTCATCCTCCACGAAGGTGTCAACTCAGCCGGACTTCTGAAGGCAGAAATAGCGGGAATCCCGGAGAGCGAGGCCTACGTCGTCGTTGGTCGGCCCACCAAGGAACTGCCCGGAGACGTCCTCGTGATTCCGGCAGGAATCTGGGCCGAGAAGAGCGGAACCGTCACCAACGCCTTCGGAATGGAGCTGAAGATGGAGAGGGCGAGGAAAGGCTACTCGCCGGTGGAGCTTTTCTCGTGA
- the nuoF gene encoding NADH-quinone oxidoreductase subunit NuoF, which produces MSEIRAIAVGMNSCGIAAGARETYEAIKAELERRNLDVKLKIVGCVGMCYREPLVDIITDDEIITYGHVDPKKVPRIIEEHVVNGKPVEEWIVKRDWWEDGERKTWDVDGYFAKQRKIVLENSGYIDPENIDEYIAAGGYEALKKALKMEPEEIIDVIMKSGLRGRGGAGFPTGLKWKFAREAKGDVKYIVCNADEGDPGAFMDRNVLEGDPHRVIEGMIIGAYAIGATKGFIYVRAEYPLAIRRLKIALKQARERGFLGENILGSGFSFDIVIKEGAGAFVCGEETALIASIEGKRGMPRPRPPYPAQKGLWGKPTNINNVETWANVPWIIKHGWEAYASIGTEKSKGTKVFALSGKIKHGGNVEVPMGMTLREILYEIGGGTKTGKRIKAVQLGGPSGGCIPEYLFDTPVDYESVNATGAIMGSGGMVVMDEDTCMVDVAKFFLDFTVKESCGKCTFCRLGTKRMWEILDKFTQGKATEADLEKLERLAYQVKAGSLCGLGQTAPNPVLTTLRYFRDEYLAHIQGKCPAKVCKPLIRYVIITEKCTGCTACAIFCPVKAISGEKLKPHVINQEECIKCGTCYEVCRFNAIEIVDAGGE; this is translated from the coding sequence ATGTCTGAAATCAGGGCCATCGCTGTCGGCATGAACTCCTGTGGAATAGCTGCCGGCGCGAGGGAAACCTACGAGGCCATAAAGGCCGAGCTTGAGAGAAGAAACCTCGACGTGAAGCTCAAGATAGTCGGCTGTGTTGGCATGTGCTACCGCGAGCCCCTCGTGGACATCATCACCGATGATGAGATAATCACCTACGGTCACGTTGACCCCAAGAAGGTTCCGAGAATCATCGAGGAGCACGTGGTCAACGGGAAGCCGGTCGAGGAGTGGATAGTCAAGCGCGACTGGTGGGAGGACGGCGAGAGGAAGACGTGGGACGTTGACGGCTACTTCGCCAAGCAGAGGAAGATAGTGCTAGAAAACTCCGGCTACATAGACCCGGAGAACATAGACGAGTACATCGCTGCTGGAGGCTACGAAGCGCTCAAAAAGGCCCTCAAAATGGAGCCCGAGGAGATAATAGACGTCATCATGAAGTCCGGGCTGAGGGGAAGGGGCGGTGCAGGCTTTCCGACCGGCCTGAAATGGAAGTTCGCGAGGGAGGCCAAGGGCGACGTCAAGTACATCGTCTGCAACGCCGACGAGGGCGACCCCGGGGCATTCATGGACAGGAACGTCCTTGAGGGCGACCCGCACCGCGTTATTGAAGGCATGATAATCGGTGCCTACGCGATTGGGGCAACCAAAGGGTTCATATACGTCCGCGCCGAGTACCCGCTGGCCATAAGGAGGCTGAAGATAGCGCTGAAGCAGGCCCGCGAAAGGGGCTTCCTCGGCGAGAACATCCTCGGCTCGGGCTTTTCCTTCGACATCGTCATCAAGGAAGGTGCCGGAGCATTCGTCTGCGGTGAGGAAACCGCTTTGATAGCCTCCATTGAGGGCAAGCGCGGAATGCCGAGGCCGAGGCCACCGTATCCGGCCCAGAAGGGCCTCTGGGGCAAGCCGACAAACATCAACAACGTGGAAACGTGGGCGAACGTGCCCTGGATAATCAAACACGGATGGGAAGCCTACGCCTCGATAGGAACCGAGAAGAGCAAGGGCACCAAAGTCTTCGCCCTGTCGGGCAAGATAAAGCACGGCGGAAACGTCGAGGTTCCGATGGGCATGACGCTGAGGGAGATACTCTACGAGATAGGCGGGGGAACCAAGACCGGCAAGAGGATTAAGGCAGTTCAGCTCGGCGGTCCCTCCGGAGGCTGTATCCCCGAGTACCTCTTCGACACGCCGGTTGACTACGAGAGCGTGAACGCTACTGGGGCCATAATGGGGAGCGGCGGAATGGTCGTCATGGACGAGGATACATGTATGGTTGACGTGGCGAAGTTCTTCCTCGATTTCACCGTCAAGGAATCCTGCGGAAAGTGCACCTTCTGTCGCCTGGGCACCAAGAGGATGTGGGAGATACTGGACAAGTTCACTCAGGGAAAGGCCACCGAGGCGGACCTCGAAAAGCTTGAAAGGCTCGCCTACCAGGTCAAAGCCGGGTCGCTCTGCGGCCTCGGGCAGACTGCACCTAACCCCGTTCTGACGACGCTCCGCTACTTCAGGGACGAATACCTTGCCCATATCCAAGGAAAATGCCCCGCCAAGGTCTGCAAGCCGCTCATCAGGTACGTCATAATAACCGAGAAGTGTACCGGTTGCACCGCCTGCGCCATATTCTGCCCTGTCAAGGCCATCAGCGGCGAGAAACTGAAGCCCCACGTCATCAACCAGGAGGAGTGCATCAAGTGCGGAACCTGCTACGAGGTGTGCCGGTTCAACGCCATAGAGATAGTCGATGCGGGGGGTGAGTGA
- the nuoE gene encoding NADH-quinone oxidoreductase subunit NuoE, producing the protein MESSLGYIRSYPPEPSSLIPLLQRTQEKFGYLPREALEEIANYLGVPLSRVYGVATFYAQFRFEPLGKYVVKICHGTACHVNGAVNISQAITEELGIEEGQTTEDGLVTLERVACLGCCSLAPVIMINDKVFGKLTPDKVRKLMRKLREGKLDV; encoded by the coding sequence ATGGAATCCTCCCTTGGTTATATCCGCTCTTATCCGCCGGAACCGAGCTCGCTGATTCCACTCCTCCAGCGAACTCAGGAAAAGTTTGGCTACCTTCCCAGGGAGGCCCTTGAGGAGATAGCGAACTACCTCGGTGTCCCTCTCAGCAGGGTCTACGGCGTGGCGACCTTCTACGCCCAGTTCAGGTTTGAACCCCTCGGGAAGTACGTCGTCAAAATCTGCCACGGAACCGCGTGCCACGTCAACGGTGCCGTGAATATATCCCAGGCGATAACTGAGGAGCTTGGGATTGAAGAGGGGCAGACTACCGAGGACGGCCTCGTAACGCTTGAGCGCGTTGCCTGTCTCGGATGCTGCAGCTTGGCCCCGGTCATAATGATAAACGACAAGGTCTTCGGCAAGCTCACGCCCGACAAGGTCAGGAAGCTGATGAGAAAGCTCAGGGAGGGGAAGCTCGATGTCTGA
- the shyB gene encoding NAD(P)-dependent hydrogenase/sulfhydrogenase 2 subunit beta, with the protein MRYIKLPSENFEKFFKSLEAWGTVYAPVKKGSIYSFQEVHSPSEIALDYNRTMLPPKKFFFRPKEAILRLKNGRWEEEVEAEPMVLFGLHSCDIHGLKILDKVYLDEPADPYYKSRREKTLIIGISCMPDEYCFCKSLGTHFAMDGFDLFLHELPDGWLVRIGSVRGHEIAWENGELFEEVTDEDLANFKEFEEKRSKAFQKELPQEGLADMLDLAYNSPVWKKYAEICLACGNCNMVCPTCRCYEVCDRWVDAYKAVRERRYDSCFMENHGLVAGGHNFRPTRLDRFRHRYYCKSYFDPSAGYNCVGCGRCDEFCPAKIEHVKVLEEVRGSLK; encoded by the coding sequence TTGAGATACATAAAATTGCCTTCCGAAAACTTTGAGAAGTTCTTCAAGTCACTTGAAGCCTGGGGCACTGTCTATGCTCCAGTAAAGAAGGGGAGCATATATTCTTTCCAAGAGGTGCACAGCCCGTCGGAGATAGCACTGGACTACAACAGAACCATGCTCCCACCAAAGAAGTTCTTCTTCAGGCCCAAAGAGGCCATTCTCAGGCTGAAAAACGGCCGCTGGGAAGAGGAGGTAGAAGCGGAGCCGATGGTCCTCTTTGGACTCCATTCCTGCGATATCCATGGTCTTAAGATACTCGACAAGGTGTACCTCGATGAGCCCGCCGATCCGTACTACAAGAGCAGGCGCGAGAAGACCCTGATAATAGGGATAAGCTGCATGCCCGACGAGTACTGCTTCTGCAAGAGCCTCGGTACGCACTTCGCCATGGACGGCTTCGACCTGTTCCTTCACGAGCTGCCGGACGGATGGCTTGTAAGGATTGGCAGCGTCCGCGGCCACGAGATAGCCTGGGAGAACGGTGAGCTGTTCGAGGAGGTGACCGACGAGGACCTCGCCAACTTCAAGGAGTTCGAGGAGAAGCGCTCCAAAGCCTTCCAGAAGGAGCTCCCGCAGGAGGGCCTCGCCGACATGCTTGATCTGGCATACAACAGCCCCGTGTGGAAGAAGTACGCTGAGATATGCCTCGCCTGCGGCAACTGCAACATGGTCTGTCCGACGTGTCGCTGCTACGAGGTCTGCGACCGCTGGGTGGACGCGTACAAAGCCGTCCGCGAGAGGCGCTACGACTCCTGCTTCATGGAGAACCACGGACTGGTTGCCGGCGGCCATAACTTCAGGCCCACACGCTTGGACCGCTTCAGGCACCGCTACTACTGCAAGAGCTACTTTGACCCGTCGGCCGGCTACAACTGTGTCGGATGTGGAAGATGCGACGAGTTCTGCCCGGCGAAGATAGAGCACGTTAAGGTTCTTGAGGAGGTTAGGGGGTCTCTGAAATGA
- the shyC gene encoding NAD(P)-dependent hydrogenase/sulfhydrogenase 2 subunit gamma: MSENPYQTYDARILEVKDLTSREKLFTLRFLDPEVGEKFEFRPGQFVIVDIRGFGEFPISICSSPTRRGYLQLCIRKAGRMTKFIHKMKEGDIIGIRGPYGNGFPMEEMEGSNLILVAGGLGMAPLRSVLWYAIDSGKYEHIWLLYGTKAYEDILFRDEIIHLLKHGEAMNCSVKLAYEVESPSCIYLERGFSDRVCRGVVTDLFRGEEFDVNKAYALICGPPVMYKFVIRELLDRKLSPGRIYMTLERRMRCGIGKCGHCIVGTSTSIKYVCKDGPVFTYWDALSTRGLI; encoded by the coding sequence ATGAGCGAGAACCCGTACCAGACGTACGACGCAAGGATTCTCGAAGTGAAGGACCTGACATCGAGGGAGAAGCTCTTCACACTGCGCTTCCTCGACCCCGAGGTTGGGGAGAAGTTCGAGTTCAGGCCCGGGCAGTTCGTCATCGTTGACATACGCGGTTTCGGAGAGTTCCCGATAAGCATATGCTCGTCCCCAACGAGGAGGGGCTACCTCCAGCTCTGCATCAGAAAAGCCGGCAGAATGACAAAGTTCATACACAAGATGAAGGAGGGCGACATAATAGGGATCCGCGGGCCCTATGGAAACGGCTTCCCCATGGAGGAGATGGAGGGCTCGAACCTTATCCTCGTCGCAGGCGGTCTCGGAATGGCGCCGTTGAGATCCGTCCTCTGGTACGCGATTGATTCAGGAAAATATGAACACATCTGGCTCCTCTACGGCACGAAGGCCTATGAGGACATACTCTTCCGCGACGAGATAATACACCTCCTGAAGCACGGCGAGGCCATGAACTGCTCTGTAAAGCTGGCATACGAGGTCGAAAGCCCGTCGTGCATCTATCTGGAGAGGGGCTTCTCCGACAGGGTGTGCAGGGGCGTAGTCACGGATCTCTTCAGGGGAGAGGAGTTTGACGTGAACAAGGCATACGCCCTCATCTGCGGCCCGCCGGTCATGTATAAGTTCGTGATAAGGGAGCTCCTCGACAGAAAGCTCTCACCGGGCAGGATATACATGACGCTCGAAAGGCGCATGCGCTGTGGGATAGGCAAGTGCGGCCACTGCATCGTCGGGACGAGCACGTCCATCAAGTATGTCTGCAAGGACGGACCGGTCTTCACCTACTGGGACGCTCTCTCCACGAGGGGGTTGATATGA
- the shyD gene encoding NAD(P)-dependent hydrogenase/sulfhydrogenase 2 subunit delta codes for MMDKLKLGVFELTDCGGCALNILFLYEKLFDLLEFYEITEFHMATSLSEGNHYDVALVTGTVSTQRDLNLLKEARNHSEYLIALGTCATHGSVQGSVELPIREKLKAVYGDGGNPMRALDSKPVVEYVAVDFALPGCPYDKEEVYQVLMDIAKGIEPVRKDYPVCLECKLNEYECVLVKKGLPCLGPITYGGCKAVCVRSGLGCIGCRGPLPGEVNPASEYEILKGLGYDDEYIVRKFKTFARWEP; via the coding sequence ATGATGGACAAGCTCAAGCTGGGGGTTTTCGAACTTACCGACTGCGGCGGCTGTGCACTAAACATTCTCTTCCTCTACGAGAAGCTCTTCGACCTCCTTGAATTCTACGAGATAACCGAGTTTCACATGGCGACCAGCCTGAGCGAGGGGAACCACTACGATGTGGCACTCGTAACCGGAACCGTCTCGACCCAGCGCGACCTGAACCTGCTCAAGGAGGCGAGGAACCACTCGGAGTACCTCATAGCCCTGGGGACATGTGCGACCCACGGCTCTGTTCAGGGGAGCGTTGAGCTACCCATCAGGGAGAAGCTGAAGGCAGTCTACGGAGACGGTGGGAACCCGATGCGCGCCCTCGACTCCAAACCGGTTGTGGAGTACGTTGCCGTTGATTTTGCCCTCCCGGGATGCCCGTACGACAAGGAGGAAGTCTACCAGGTGCTCATGGACATCGCCAAGGGCATCGAGCCCGTTAGAAAGGACTACCCGGTCTGCCTTGAGTGCAAGCTCAACGAGTACGAGTGCGTGCTGGTGAAGAAGGGCCTTCCATGCCTCGGCCCGATAACCTACGGAGGCTGCAAAGCTGTCTGCGTGCGCTCCGGCCTTGGGTGCATAGGGTGCAGAGGCCCGCTACCCGGAGAGGTGAATCCGGCCAGCGAGTACGAGATACTCAAGGGGCTCGGCTACGATGACGAGTACATCGTGAGGAAGTTCAAGACCTTTGCGAGGTGGGAGCCATGA
- the shyA gene encoding NAD(P)-dependent hydrogenase/sulfhydrogenase 2 subunit alpha: MIIEMREFTRVEGNGKAEIVIEDGEVKDVRLQIIEGPRFFELLTLGRHYYDVPDIEARICAICYLSHSVASVIGIERAFGVEVPEEITLLRELGLIGEFLESHSLHLYLLVAPDVFGYPDAIRMATKHGELVKEGLALKAFGNRLRVIVGGREIHGINVKPGGFGRYPTVEELEEIERESEALLRLARRAVRLFAQLGPYGAKAKHFVATDGYLWGEKLISDEPGEFHYTERIEERSLVYSFAKQSLYKGEAFFVGALPRLLLKSEMLTPTAKRLFEEHREKLSTGYVSYNNLAQAIELVYSLEKANEIAKTLLDRGIEGENVPVEPREGEGIGYVEAPRGLLIHHYRTDASGNISYSNIITPTALNHAMIEASLLKEARELYGEVDEGRMIGRLEETVRAFDPCISCSVHLVKL; the protein is encoded by the coding sequence ATGATAATTGAGATGCGGGAATTCACGCGCGTTGAGGGCAACGGCAAAGCCGAGATAGTCATCGAGGACGGCGAGGTAAAGGACGTCAGGCTTCAGATCATTGAAGGGCCGCGCTTCTTCGAGCTACTCACCCTGGGAAGGCACTACTACGATGTCCCGGACATTGAAGCGAGGATATGCGCCATCTGCTATTTATCGCACAGCGTTGCCTCGGTCATTGGAATCGAGCGGGCCTTTGGCGTTGAGGTTCCGGAGGAGATAACGCTCCTCAGGGAGCTCGGTCTGATAGGGGAGTTCCTTGAGAGCCACTCCCTCCACCTATACCTCCTCGTTGCACCTGACGTCTTCGGCTACCCCGACGCAATAAGGATGGCCACGAAGCACGGCGAACTCGTGAAGGAGGGACTCGCTTTAAAGGCATTTGGTAACAGGCTCAGGGTAATTGTGGGCGGCAGGGAGATACACGGCATAAACGTCAAACCGGGAGGATTTGGAAGGTACCCCACCGTTGAGGAGCTGGAGGAAATAGAGAGGGAAAGCGAAGCCCTCCTCCGGCTGGCAAGACGTGCCGTGAGGCTCTTTGCCCAGTTAGGCCCCTACGGGGCAAAAGCGAAACACTTCGTCGCCACCGACGGCTACCTCTGGGGTGAAAAGCTGATATCCGACGAACCCGGAGAGTTCCACTACACGGAGAGGATAGAGGAGCGCTCCCTCGTCTACAGCTTCGCCAAGCAGAGCCTATATAAGGGTGAGGCCTTCTTTGTCGGAGCACTGCCGAGGCTTCTCCTGAAGTCGGAGATGCTCACGCCCACCGCCAAGAGACTCTTTGAGGAGCACAGGGAGAAGCTCTCCACAGGTTACGTCAGTTACAACAACCTGGCCCAGGCGATAGAGCTTGTGTATTCCCTCGAAAAGGCCAATGAAATAGCGAAGACCCTGCTCGATAGGGGCATCGAAGGGGAAAACGTCCCCGTTGAGCCAAGGGAAGGGGAGGGAATCGGCTACGTCGAGGCCCCGAGGGGGTTGCTCATCCACCACTACAGGACAGACGCCAGCGGCAATATCTCTTACTCCAACATCATAACCCCAACCGCGCTGAACCACGCGATGATAGAGGCCAGCCTCCTGAAGGAGGCCAGAGAACTCTACGGCGAAGTCGATGAGGGCAGGATGATAGGGCGCCTTGAGGAGACGGTGAGGGCCTTCGACCCGTGCATCTCGTGTTCAGTACATCTTGTCAAACTATAA